Proteins encoded in a region of the Amia ocellicauda isolate fAmiCal2 chromosome 19, fAmiCal2.hap1, whole genome shotgun sequence genome:
- the LOC136714675 gene encoding regulator of G-protein signaling 18 isoform X1: MKKEQIPMYKKSMEIVLFLFPQLNFSAPKEEAYFKMLSPGDIQVLRKKDNKTRVKEKEKKTRLSLLLTKSGSHENVNPESKNPTKSITPAAALKWRESFEEMLDHKDGLETFTTFLKTEFSEENIEFWLDCEEYKKIKSPTELVSKAKKMYAVYIDTEAPKEINIDFSTKTAIKQNILKPTHSCFEAAQSKVYSLMKKDCYPRFLKSDMYFNLTKTLPPPSMSRRRSRSCVFNDRSEAETELGIWL, encoded by the exons ATGAAGAAAGAACAGATACCCATGTACAAGAAGAGCATGGaaattgttctgtttttgtttcctcaACTGAACTTCTCTGCCCCTAAAGAGGAAGCTTATTTCAAAATGCTCAGTCCAGGCGATATACAGGTCTTGaggaagaaagacaacaaaaccaG ggttaaagaaaaagaaaaaaagaccagACTCAGTCTCCTACTGACCAAATCAGGATCTCATGAAAATGTTAACCCAGAATCTAAGAACCCGACGAAAAG CATCACACCAGCAGCTGCGTTGAAATGGAGGGAGTCCTTTGAGGAAATGCTAGATCATAAAG ATGGACTGGAAACCTTTACCACGTTCCTGAAGACCGAGTTCAGCGAAGAAAACATCGAGTTCTGGTTGGATTGTGAGGAATACAAGAAAATCAAGTCACCCACTGAACTGGTCTCCAAAGCTAAAAAGATGTACGCAGTGTACATTGATACAGAGGCCCCTAAAGAG ATTAACATTGACTTTTCCACAAAGACGGCAATAAAACAGAACATCCTAAAGCCCACGCACTCCTGTTTCGAGGCGGCACAGAGCAAAGTCTACAGTTTAATGAAAAAGGACTGTTACCCAAGATTCCTCAAATCTGATATGTATTTCAACCTCACCAAGACGTTACCACCGCCCAGCATGTCCCGGAGAAGATCACGGTCGTGCGTTTTCAATGACCGGAGTGAAGCAGAAACCGAACTGGGCATCTGGTTGTAG
- the LOC136714675 gene encoding regulator of G-protein signaling 18 isoform X2: MPFLKTDRHKETGFVQDAMSPQSKVKEKEKKTRLSLLLTKSGSHENVNPESKNPTKSITPAAALKWRESFEEMLDHKDGLETFTTFLKTEFSEENIEFWLDCEEYKKIKSPTELVSKAKKMYAVYIDTEAPKEINIDFSTKTAIKQNILKPTHSCFEAAQSKVYSLMKKDCYPRFLKSDMYFNLTKTLPPPSMSRRRSRSCVFNDRSEAETELGIWL, encoded by the exons ATGCCTTTTTTGAAAACTGACAGACACAAAGAAACTGGATTCGTGCAGGACGCCATGTCACCGCAGTCCAA ggttaaagaaaaagaaaaaaagaccagACTCAGTCTCCTACTGACCAAATCAGGATCTCATGAAAATGTTAACCCAGAATCTAAGAACCCGACGAAAAG CATCACACCAGCAGCTGCGTTGAAATGGAGGGAGTCCTTTGAGGAAATGCTAGATCATAAAG ATGGACTGGAAACCTTTACCACGTTCCTGAAGACCGAGTTCAGCGAAGAAAACATCGAGTTCTGGTTGGATTGTGAGGAATACAAGAAAATCAAGTCACCCACTGAACTGGTCTCCAAAGCTAAAAAGATGTACGCAGTGTACATTGATACAGAGGCCCCTAAAGAG ATTAACATTGACTTTTCCACAAAGACGGCAATAAAACAGAACATCCTAAAGCCCACGCACTCCTGTTTCGAGGCGGCACAGAGCAAAGTCTACAGTTTAATGAAAAAGGACTGTTACCCAAGATTCCTCAAATCTGATATGTATTTCAACCTCACCAAGACGTTACCACCGCCCAGCATGTCCCGGAGAAGATCACGGTCGTGCGTTTTCAATGACCGGAGTGAAGCAGAAACCGAACTGGGCATCTGGTTGTAG